The Melanotaenia boesemani isolate fMelBoe1 chromosome 17, fMelBoe1.pri, whole genome shotgun sequence genome segment TTCCTGTCGCCAGAGGAGATGCGTTACAGACGTATTTGGGGCGGGTGTGGATGTCCATGAGGAGAGTATCATTTAGCAGAGGATGCAATGAAGCTTTTGTTCTAAAATGCAGAAGCCcactttaaatgttaaaacaaattatacaTAAACCCAACGGGTTTTGCTAGGGGCTGCGCTGGTGGGAGAGCTTTAATAATGTTGGGGTTTCAGTGACTGCCTCAATCAGCACGCTCTGCTCTCTAACCACCGCCGTTCACCGCTGCCTCAGACAGCTGCCTTCACAGCCTGCTTTGAGTTCTGCCCACACACACGCTTAATTCACCCGGTAGTGTTAAGTTGACTTTGCTATAAACCCACAGCGTCCAACTTCACACTTCAGCTTTCCAACGCAGCTGCTCTACCTCTGCTGCCAACCGGAGCCTTTTTCATGAGCTGCATTCTGCAGTGACATTTCTCAGCTCTTCAGATGTGATTATTCACTACACCTCTGATCGACATGAAAGCCTGTTTCCGGTGCATTTATTAAGTTTCTTATCAGCTTTTATCCACTGTCAGTCCTCTTGTTTTTCTTAAGTAGTGCAGCTAACACTAtgcctttttaaatgtcattatttttcaAAGGTAGATACTGagaatttagcattttttaagCTTTGGAAGAAGACAAAGTAGCTGTATTGATTCTCGCTTTTGTAATTAAATGAATTTACTAAATAACCTGCccttttataaaatataaaatgtaatggAAGGTTATTAATCTCttcttcttattgtttttattcttgttctcAGTCTCGGTCTTCTTACTCTTACTCttaattttggaaaaaaagaatcatTTGTGAAAAAATATAACTATTTCAATAAACTATAAAATTCTAACTTTATCCTCGGTATCTTATATCTCTGTCTGCCAGCAATTCAATAACTGGTTTGTCTTTACACAACGTATGGGGAGTCCACTATTAGTTCCCACTACAGCTTTCTCAGCAGGAGGTTTACATGGCTTTTTTGGCATGTGTAACAAATTATCATTTAGTTCCAGTGTTGAGTTCTGAATGAGATGTAATGTGGACCATCGGGGTTTGTCTCCGCTGTCTCCTGAAtaacattttctccctctgccaTGTGTATAAGGAATTATCCAGACCTTTCTGTTATACCTGTATTGTTTGTACACATGTACATACTCAAAATCATTCACtaaattgttattgttgttataCATAAATAGAAATTCAGAAGACAAGACTATTTCCCACATCAGATTCTCATGGGTTGCTTGAGTATCCCTAGAGAATAGCTTTAAATATCCCTATTTTGAATATCTCACAAGTAACATCTCTAACTAAAAGGCAACCCCAGACAGAAATGTTTGACAAACACAGATTTGTTTATTCTTGTTTGCTCGGTACTCTATTCTCTGAACCTTAGCCACAAACGCTACAACTGAACTTGAAGAGTAGGCACTTACTCGTGGCTCATGGATGTGATggtacacacacattcagtctCAGTAGCAAGatttcttttgttgtattttactgtttattgaCCTTATTTCACCTTAGGTCACCTTTCTGCTTCAAATTccactttttttcctgttacCTTGATAGAAATGTTCTCCTCTAAAGGTTGCCTCTTGATCACGCTGCCCCCACCGCTTACACTTATATTAGCTATTTTTGTTGACTGCAGGGGGGCTGAGCTGCTCTTAGTTGAAATCTTTGCCTCACAGTTCACAATACCAACATTATATTTGCTTTTCAAGTTGTGATGTGGGAGGCACACATTGCCCTGCTGAGGACATGGACAGATTATGAAACTGCAGTCTTCCAGGCAAGGATTTGTAAAAGGGCCTATACCTGTCCCACTCAGGACAGACCTACCTAGACTGAAAAAGACACAAACCATCCAACTtccatgttttgcttttgttattctattttacatttttcattattttttcttctgaacaTCATCTTAATGTCTCTGAAGTAAGGCCTGGCCCAGTACACCCATCCATTAATGCTTCTAGTGTTGCTGTTTGGATGTGCTGTTGCTGGTGAGGTTACTTGGTCTGTAAGAATAATTAGGTGGGTGGTGTCTGGCAAAGTTGCATCCATACTGGTAACAGCAGAACATTACTTTATAACAAGGTGATTATTTTTTACCCACATCATGTGTCagggttttaatgttttggctgGTAAGAGTACATGTGTCAGAAGAGCCAGCTGCAAACACAAGAACTGAAAATCTGGTTGTCTCAAATTTTGAACATAAACAGATTAACTCTCGAACATAATCCTGTAATCACAAAGCATAAAGAAATCTGTATGAACTCAGAAGATAAGTCAAGTCTTCTTCTCTCACTAGGACACGCTTGATGCAAAGCTTCAAAGAATCCCACTCCCACGAGTCCCTTCTTTCCCCCAGCAGTGCTGCAGAGGCTCTGGACCTAGTTTTGGATGAAGATGCCATAATCAAGCCCGTCCATTCAAGCATTTTAGGACAAGAGTACTGCTTTGAGGTCTGTCAAGCTTAATGTTTCCTTTCCATGGTTTTATCTAATTggattaatgttttaatgttattgtaTTTATGCAGCTGTACAGGTATGACTGCAGGAGTGCCTCTACAAACTTTGCTTACTGAAGTGACCTATAATGTAATTAAAGCTGCACAATTCAGTTGATTAAGTTTAAATGTcgttttaagaaaaaatgaaatattcataTGTTGGTTCTGGCTGTTCAGACGTGAAGAGTTCCTGCTTTTGATgttataaaatcatttataGATGCTATCTTACtgataattaaatttttatgttAACTGGATGTAAAATGATGTCGTGCTTCATAGCTTTTAAGAAACATGTTAGTGACAATGCAACAGCAGAGTGTAATCAGTGGAGTGCTCTATTAGACAAAGTACATCATGACACTTTTAACAAGATAGTCCAAATGAATTTTCTGCATTATGCCTCTGTAAAATCCTCCACTGTTTGCTATATTGCTACTGAATGTGAAATCAGAATGTAGAAGTGAGCTCTGAACTCCGCACTGCCCTCTAGCGTAGGGCTGAGCAATATATCAAGACTTTTTCATACACAACATATAATAAGGGAATATTGTTTATTTCGAGATaccttgttttgagttaaaactatcttttctttttgcattttttgcacagttgtatttttgttatgatcattgaaaataacttttcattcattttgttttaagagcatttaatttaatatacagctactttaatttcagtgaACTGTTTTAATTAACATGTGCCGCTGATCCTTAACATTTATCAACCAAATTAgaactttctttttgtttaactggaaaaaaattatatcGAGATATGTATTGTATATTGTGATTCAGATAAAAAATTATTGGGATATGAAATTTGGTTtgtatcgcccagccctactgtaGTAGATGAGGTGTTTAACAGCCATTTTAATGTaaggcaggggtgtcaaactctggtcctcaagggccgctatcctgcaggttttagttatttccttgctccaacacacctgaataaaatcaagtgGATCCAAATGGATCTTGTCAATAttttcacaataacccattaattttagtcaggtgtgttagatcagggaaacaatgaaaacctgcaggaaaaccAGCCCTCGAGGAACGGAGTTTGACACCTCTGATGTAAGGCATGCACGTGTCGTATGTGGCAGTGATATCTGACAATGTTTGAGACTAACATACCTTCTTTTATACACAAAGGGAGCCTAAATGAGGCTTTTGAAGATGAGGATGATCTCTGGCTTGCTCAACTGGTTGCAATCTGCAGCTTCACCATTAGATGTCACTAAATCTTACACActgcaacatttattttaaaacaactggCTTACAAAAGTAATTCTTAGTCATAACCACAAATCAAATATTAAGCAATTATggctaaatatgttttttttttgtctttttctgcagGTAACCACCAATTCAGGGACAAAATGTTTTGCCTGCCGTTCAGCTTCAGAAAGAGACAAATGGATTGAAAATCTTCAACGTGCTGTGAAACCTAACAAGGTAGATTCAGTGcagtagatttatttttctagtttaattttCATATCTAAGCCACTGAAACTAATAGAACTTGTGTTTAAATGAACCACACACACTGATCCCtcactttttgtttctttctcaaACGGATGTGAGTAAGGACTGTTATAATGCAGTAATAGAACTCCTCGTTCCACTTTCAGGATAACAGCAGACGGGTGGACAATGTGCTGAAGTTGTGGATCATTGAGGCTCGAGATCTTCCAGCAAAGAAACGCTACTACTGTGAGCTGTGTCTGGATGACATGCTATACGCACGCACCACCAGCAAGCCCCGCACCGACACTGTCTTCTGGGGGGAGCATTTTGAATTTAACAATTTGCCTACCATTCGTAGCCTTCGTTTGCACCTTTACAaggaaacagacaaaaagagacGCAAAGTAAAgacaatgttttattaaattcttttatatatatttgtttttatgtaaaagtacCAGATAATTGTGATAATGATGGTTTTGTTTACTTTCAAGGAAAAAAGCACATACCTTGGGCTTGTCAGCATACCTATATCCAGCATCACTGGCAGGCAGTTTGTGGAGCAGTGGTACCCGGTGATACAATCCAGTGTTCTGGCAAAAAGCGGCGGCGTTGGGAGTACCAAAGTGATCAATGCTTCACTGCGTGTCAAGTCTCGCTACCAGACGATGAATATCTTACCGATGGAGTTGTACAAGGAGTTTGCCGAGTACATTACCAACAACTACCGAACACTGTGTGCAGTCCTGGAGCCGCTGTTGAGTGTGAAAAGTAAAGAAGAGGTGGCGTTTGCTCTAGTGCACATTCTTCAAAGTACAGGGAAGACCAAGGTAAAGCCAAATGTTGCATGTTACCCTGTCCTGAAAACATGCCTGTTTGTACACTTGTTTATCATagtgaacttaaaaaaaaaatcctttctgCTCACTTTACTGAGCTGCAAGTGCAATCTCTTCTCAGGAATTCCTGTCAGACATGGCGATGTGTGAGGTAGATCGATTCATGGACCGTGAGCACTTGATCTTTCGGGAGAACACACTCGCTACAAAGGCTGTGGAAGAGTACCTCAAACTTATAGGTCACAGATACCTCAAGGAAGCTATCGGTGAGACTGCACATCACTGTCTGCACATCACTGTCTTTATATGTGATTGGGAGTAAATCCAATATTTTCATGAAAGACAGGCTACGTCGTGGAGCTTAGTATCAACATTCACTGCAACTTTATGAAAATAATAAGGATGGTAATTACAAAAATGGACAatagaaacttaaaaaaacttgTCTAGTTTGATGAATCTCAATTACAGATGCTATATTCAGATAGTAGGGTCAGAACTTGGTGAAAGCAAtataaaagcatggatccacCCTGCCTTGTATCAGCAGTTCAGACTGGTGGTGGTGTCATGGAtgataaatctgcagcaacagTGTGTTGTTGTAGTTAATAGGAACCAAaatctctgagaaatgtttccagCATCTTATTGGATCTATGccaggcagttctgaaggcaaaaaggGAGTCCAATCCAGTACTAGCAAGATGCAGCTAATAAAGTGATCTGATACTTCCACTGGCATGTGACCTTGTATTCAGCTTCCTCTTGCCCTGGTTCATACATTTATGGCTAAATTACTCCAATATTGAGGTAGCAGCTTCAGAGGAGATGGGGAAgggtgttttcttcttctgcttctacgtttttttttatttaatgaaaaatttcAAATATACAATTTTGAGTTTTTTTAGAGCATAAATTTTTAGAGCATTAATAACTGTTATTAACTGCTGATGTGGTACTTCTTTAAACCAACATTACCTCCAATGGAAGGAGTAGGGCAACTTGCAAACAGATGTTTGAATAGAAGTGGCTATAATTCCCTCTTGATTTGTGATCTCAGTAAATGTGCTCAAAAAGAGTTTATATTCTTAATTGTTACTTTAATGTCTTATTTAATAGAATATGCCTGCAAAGTAGTATCTGCATATATCTGCAGGGACAATTTTGGTAATACCTTTTATAAATGTCATGCTAATAATATATTAACGCTTTCAGAGgacattatatttaatttattagacTTGATGTAATTCATAAATGCTCATAACCATGCCTGACAACTTACTAACATGGCTTAAAAAGTATTATAAATGGTGGACATAATCCATTATATGCATGCAACTATTCTTTTTTCCTCAAGGCTAAAAAGTGTTAAGTGTTTAGTGTATGCAAACCTTTCATTAATAGTCATGCATgattataaacatttttcaagCTTTATAATCAGTGTTTTACCATGAAACACAGTTGTATGACTttctgttttttggggggttttttttGGCCCCAGAAACATAACGAAACCATGTTATACAACTTTCAGGTGACTTTATTCGAGCCTTATACGAGTCTGAGGAGAACTGTGAGGTGGATCCCATGCGTGTCCCACCATCAGTCCTTGTTGACCATCAAGCCAACCTTCGCATGTGCTGCGAGCTCTTACTCTGCAAGATTATCAATTCCCTCTggtcagtttttatttcatcacaaGAGAGCTACATGCAtctatgtatgtttgtatgtatgtgtgtgtgtgtgtgtatgtatgtgtaataCGAAAATATTGCATCTCAAGTTAgcaatattttaacaaaaatgattatttatatttattttacccCCTGTGATGATTAAAAGCATCAAACTATACTAgatattgaaaaataaattctctCATTGAGCTTgatgactttcttttttttttctttttttcattttcagtctcaaACTGCTTTTTTTGCTTGACATTTAAAACCATGTTCTTGTTTCAGCATATTTCCCCGAGAACTGAAGGAAGTTTTTGCCTCGTGGAGAGCCAGATGTGCTGAGCGAGGAAGAGAGGATCTTGCTGACAGCCTCATCAGTTCCTCCCTGTTTCTTCGCTTCATGTGCCCAGCCATTATGTCACCCTCCCTGTTCAACTTAATGCAGGAGTATCCTGCTGAACGCACGTCCCGCACGCTCACACTCATCGCCAAGGTGATGCAAAATCTGGCCAGCTTCAGCAAGTGAGTGTCTAGTCTTCACCTGCTCATTGacattaatttgattcagttcagttttagcTTCACACTTGACACTTGTGTTGGGTGGGATGCATGTCACAGACTCGCATTGCAGTTTTGGCTGTGACGGTGTAAGCTGTTACTCACACAGTGAGCTCTGAGCCTAGCTTCTGTGAAACATTTGTTCATGCTCTCACTCTGCACTGACATGCTTTTTTCAGACTTGAACTAACTTATTTTGGCTTAACTAGGTGTCTGAGATTAATACATCTAAAGTCTTTAAGTAGGTGGTgatattttttactaaaaaaattgattaaatgcTCTCATCTTCACAGCCGTCATAGGATTTGGTACcctgaaacattttaatgtatGTCACTTGATACTTGCTAAACAGAGTCTTAGCTGGACTTCAAACTAATgctatatttttttctgccacatttgtttggaaaatgtatttgttagaTGTGTGTAGTGTATATGAAAAGACTTCACAGAAGCCAAATCTTCTGTCAACTccaaacagcttattctgctatTGATTCTTGTTTGCTATAGTTTAGTGGGTTGGGTGATTCCAGTCTGAAGAACCACTGGCCATTAgcaatttaacaatttattcatttaacaaacagaCCTCACTAGCATATGGAAGAACCATACACAGTCACAACAGCCTGGCACCTTCTCCTCATGCTGGCCACCAGCTTGGTCACACACTggtgtgggatggcatcccgtTCTTCAACCAGCATTTGTTGAAAGTCGGTCATTGTGGTTGTATTGGTCACTCTGGCACAAACAGCACACCCGAGGTGATCCACAAgtatttaaagtgtaactacaccccttactttttgcgtaactccacccactgccaaattttaaaaatgcttgaAACTGCAAgagttggggtgggaggtgtggggtgatcggTAAGCAGAGAGTGGTCGGTTCAGGATAcgcaggcagaaatgattgacagacagcagctcagctcactggcaagatacAAAGTGAGATTCAAAAGCATCTACGCCACAGGGAggtgaggtggaagacttttctcCTCAACTACtcaagaacaaggtggtcccGAACTGTTATCAGTCTGAGCCCTTagcgctggcctgtcagcagctccagcagctctggaaagctgtggtgactcgtggcaggttgtggcagctgcaggaagtgctgctgtaagttgctgctatttgagctgctgtctgtcgccagatgaggatcaacaggcaaagaataaagtccggtgttacttttacacccttcaaaagcacaaatccatcccactgcaggaatatttcatcagaaactcagTGAAAGAATAAAAGTCTTTTGGTAGTTCATatcccttcatatgcattggtgggcgtggttaaaTAGGGAAACAGACTTTTTGACAATCAAAAATTtactggcaaaaaaacaaagaaataatcaaccaagcACATATTTCCATACTTTTTGTACTTATTACACATACATTGCATGCCCTGTGTTTTTCTTGGTGGTATTCTTGGGCCCATGGTTGTATTGAAATCTTTAAGCCCTTATCTGAGACACTGAGCACTCTGCCAAAGGTTTTCACACTCACGATTTTTCTGAATTCATATTCTCTGTAAGCTGACTGGTAAAAAACATCACCAAAGAAAGATGCTGCCATCACCATGTTTCAATGTTGGGATGGTTTTTCTAGAAGCCTGCCACTCCAGCGTCGAAATCTGATGGGTGAAGTGCTGCATTAactgttttgcttttatgtgATGTAACCTGTAAATATTAGCTATGTGTagtgttgcatgttttttttttgtcctcacaTTTCCTGTAATTATTGTTTATGTGTACAGATTCGGACCCAAGGAGGAATACATGTATTTCATGAATGAGTTCCTGGAGATGGAGTGGGGCTCCATGCAGCAGTTTCTCTATGAGATTTCCAACATGGAGACTGGAGGAAACGCAGGAGGCTTTGAAGGCTACATTGACCTGGGCAGAGAGTTGTCCATGCTCCACAGTTTGCTTTGGGAGGTCATGGGTCAGCTTAGCAAGGTGGGAGGAACATCACCACAAGTTAAAGTACACATTTTAATATGGATTTGGCTAAAATGCAGGAAGAGGACACAGAGGATGGATAAAATTTGAATTCTATAAGGATGTTAAATGTTACTGCAATATTGATAAGTTAAGCTCCTGCACTGTTAcccttttaaaaatgaattgcAGGTGTCATATAGTATGAAAGTTATACATATTCTGTGCTTTGCCTGTCAAGTTTATAGATGGTTTTTTAGCAGTTTATCATCATTTATAAATTCAATGATTTTTCCATCTGATACAGATATTGCAGCCTttaatgtggaaatgtacaAAAAACTGAACCTTTATGCAACTGATGGGGACAAAAAGTGTATTGTGGATTGTTTGATGCATATCCTGCTTGACAAGTAACAACCATAAAACCCCTTTTTGTTAGCTGAACAAAGCAAACACTTTCTCAGCCCTTTCTGTAAAGTCGACAGCGGCATCATATCTGAGCTCTTTTCTGCTCATGTTCCTGCATCTTTgtcaataaaaatgacaaacgAAACTGTGTATCTCCCCATGTTCATCCTGCAGGATGCCATTCTCAAATTGGGACCCCTGCCGCGGCTGCTAAATGACATCAGTGTCGCCCTGAGGAACCCGCAACTTCACATGCCTACAAATCACCAGCCGGACCGACCCAAGGACAGACTCTTTACTCGCCCATCTTTCAATCGCCTCATGTCGTCTGACTTCCAAAGCCTTATGATGCGGGACTTAAACAGGTAACttccagcattttctttttaaaaaaaaaaaaaattatgtttgatATCATAAGTCATAGATACGAAATTGATCTATTTAGGGACATACAAATACCAAGTCCCAGTAGGACTGGTCCTGCCGTGGCTCTTTAAAGTCAGTGTCTGGTCATTATTGCAAATGTGCACCTAAGCTACATAAAGACAGGAATTGCTGTTTCACAAGGGTGCAATTAGTTGCAGCTCATAAAAGGGCCAAGGATACACAATAAGTGAGAGTTCAGCAGCTCATTACAACACTGGTGTACTTCTGAGAGCACgttatgttaatgttaatgcACCTCTTTAGGCTTTCAAAGCAGTTTATCAATCAGTAATTTCCAGTGCCATCTGTTCCCCAGACACTCACCCGAACCTTTTCTCACTTTGTTTAAACTCATTTTACCACTCCACCCCATAACagcctgtttaaataaaagctcTTATAGGAAGATGAAAAACAGTGGTAGAATACACAGCACCTAGTTTGTATTTACTGTTGTCCTTCTCACCTAGTATTTATCTGCTTGGGATCAAATCTGCAGCAGTGAACATGTcgatgaataaaatgaatgcaaGCCAACGTGAGGAGTGACACACCTGCCACCACTGACCCCAGCTCTGTTGCACTGTAGTCCCTGACAACACACCGTCTTCTCActgagtttttatttcatgtgcCACATTATGCAACAGTTACATAATTAAACATGTGTAATTCATGCATACTGTGAAATCTTATAGACAGATGCGTGGGATTACAAAATCCCACTGTGATGAACCCAATTAATACTGCATTTTCTGACCTAAGACGGTCAATTTTGATGGTCCGAGTACAGCTAATTTAATCATTGCAACTGATTTATAGTGTGTGGGAACTATCTCTTAACCTTgcctttaaatgaaaataaagaaagaaaccgCCATATTTTCTGGACTCTCTACTCCTCATTGATATTTTTAAGTGTAGCATTTTGTAGTAACTCTGCTGTGTATCTTTAGTTCGATAGACATCTCTCGCCTTCCGTCCCCTACGACTGGAATCTCAGCTGTGGAGTCCCTCTCATCCAATCTGAACATGAGGCGTCTTGCTGAGCGAGACCTCCGTACATCAAGAGAAGTGTTCTACGTCACCCGCCCACCGCTGGCTCGATCCAGCCCTGCATACTGCACGAGCAGCTCAGACATCACAGAGCCTGATCCAAAGGTAGGGGGTGAATTCCTCACGTTTATTTCCCTCTTTGCTCAGTTTTAATCCTGCAGGCTTTTGCCAGAATTCTAAATTGTTCTAAGCAGTTTTGAGTTCTGAATTTGGCTTATGCCCAATTCTTGATGActtgtaaacaaaatgaaaatatttgtaCCAAGCATTTTGACTACAACCTGGTTTGCAGGTTgcatcctttaaaaataattttgcgATTTCATCATATACAGTATAGATGTTTATCACGAGTCTCAGAGAATCTTGAGACACAGACTGAAAATTACCTCAGAGACCACAGTCTTCAGTCCCTTAGGTAACACTGCATTAAAGTGTTTCTTTAGTTGGAATCACCAAATGGGGTCTATAGCACTTCTGAAGACCATCATCAGTGAGCAGTGCCAGTCAAAGCCATGTTGAGCTCATTACAGCCGCCTCATTAAAAACCAGTATTAACGTGTAGTAATGAATAGTGCTTATAAAGGCTGCTACTGATTAACTAATCCAAATCACACTTAGTTAGAATTAAGTGGTCCATTAAAAGAATATGTGAGAGCATGagttaagacaacaaagttTACAATAACTAGAATATAAGTACAGTATCAAATTGGAGTACTAATGacataaggaaataaaatgtattcaaagtaaaataaaacagtatgtATAAAACCTGCTGATTGTTGACCCCTGGGGGTCTGGGGGCTCTTCCTCTGCCAGGTGGGTGCGTGGTCATCTCTGCTGTGGGTTGCGGGTGTTTCATGTTCTACTGGAATTTTTGGGTGTTGGGGCTCTTTGTCTGTTCTGGTACTTTGAGGGGGGTGCGTTTGCCTTTACATGACTGCAGTCATCATTAAAGACaacttatttcttttatattatactcacactcatgcacacacacacatttatgctCAGACAGTTGtgttatcctgcaggttttaatcaCGGATTAAACATCTACTTGTTGCTGttattgttcatgtttttagcagtttgtgttcttgcAGGTAATCCTGATGGTTCTCTGCTTTTACAGTgactttgttttgtgttaagtttcttacaggtgtagcagttggttgtctggtgttcaTGTTTGGGTTTTGATTGTACAGATGTTCCtgttgttttccatcttttaaagATTTGACTCCGTCATTGTATTTGGCTTGATGCTGAACAGGAAAcggtttaaaacaaacaaacagacacacaaaaaactgaTTAGCTAAgttgtaaagataaaaaaaataagtatagCCAAAATCTGTTTGTTGTACAGTTATTAAATACAGAATTTTTATCGgtatttaatgaaaatgaaaacacaattcCTCTGCCCCTTCTTTAGATTTTGGAACTAAATCCTTGTGTTTTAAAAGTGCATCTGAAATGACAAAGAGAACGGCTGTAAAATGTACCTACAGATATTTAGTTTTCATATCAATTACCGTTTATGTACATAAGTGCAAAATTATTAGATGTTAATTGGATTAATTAACatcaattcagaaaaaaatgaacaaccAGATAGTTATAACCAATTAAGATAATAGTGgtgtataaagaataaaatgactATTACACCAATTTGACAAACACTTTGGTTTCAGCCATCTTGTGTAGGAAGTAGGCAACAATCAGGAAATTACATAACAATAAGTAAGCTAACGGCCCACTTTAAAAGCTTATTTAGCTCATATATGTATCCGCTGACTTGATTTAACCTTTTCAACACCTGCTGAGACAAATTTTACTTGCTATGGTAACTGAAGAACAGGCAGAATAGTCACAGTTCACTGGTGTTTCCATTAGTGCATAAAAACTCACAAATAACaagatataaaaacacaatctcTTTGTGCTGGCGCTGAGATAGACCCAGatcaagaaaaaaactgctgagCTGTAGtgaagaacattttttaaatcagattatctGAACGACTTTAAAaagctacagaaaaaaacatgagctTTATGCATCAAtcttaaaacatttacattctGGTCGCTGTATAAACTTAGCATAAAAACTGATGTTTGGTTGATTGTTTCTCctctttaataataccaattgTTACTCTATTATACAAGATTGCAGGGGATTTTCGGACATTTTGGGGGTACAACGCACATGTTTAG includes the following:
- the LOC121628044 gene encoding ras/Rap GTPase-activating protein SynGAP-like isoform X2, which codes for MDTSSKSWLPHQSQFGLVGQVEVCCGGPGVLTPNQSRRASFASVRQSSMETPPNTTPQPFRQPSFLNRRLKGSIKRAKSQPKLDRTSSFRQMILPRFRSADQERTRLMQSFKESHSHESLLSPSSAAEALDLVLDEDAIIKPVHSSILGQEYCFEVTTNSGTKCFACRSASERDKWIENLQRAVKPNKDNSRRVDNVLKLWIIEARDLPAKKRYYCELCLDDMLYARTTSKPRTDTVFWGEHFEFNNLPTIRSLRLHLYKETDKKRRKEKSTYLGLVSIPISSITGRQFVEQWYPVIQSSVLAKSGGVGSTKVINASLRVKSRYQTMNILPMELYKEFAEYITNNYRTLCAVLEPLLSVKSKEEVAFALVHILQSTGKTKEFLSDMAMCEVDRFMDREHLIFRENTLATKAVEEYLKLIGHRYLKEAIGDFIRALYESEENCEVDPMRVPPSVLVDHQANLRMCCELLLCKIINSLCIFPRELKEVFASWRARCAERGREDLADSLISSSLFLRFMCPAIMSPSLFNLMQEYPAERTSRTLTLIAKVMQNLASFSKFGPKEEYMYFMNEFLEMEWGSMQQFLYEISNMETGGNAGGFEGYIDLGRELSMLHSLLWEVMGQLSKDAILKLGPLPRLLNDISVALRNPQLHMPTNHQPDRPKDRLFTRPSFNRLMSSDFQSLMMRDLNSSIDISRLPSPTTGISAVESLSSNLNMRRLAERDLRTSREVFYVTRPPLARSSPAYCTSSSDITEPDPKVHSVNKSVSMMDLQDSRMNSISNLNSVGDMLASSQASIAGLGHSFGNLGGPLRMGGHLPPGSSGSGLRLSQMGHVGGPTESISQQQQQAAAAMHFPLSFQNPLFHLAAQNSPAQSQPPPPPLLLAPEPENGHPDYPPAFGNSAFSRSEDLSALRSQSSLVQPSIVHSHSYSDDFTRQNQSNDYAWHQLSLQVQESLQQQHLMGVTSQTGTGTGTPASLATPPTTVHPVRQTSIAPQHLKSQRSINTPATATPPKVRPQSRNLLLDSSDASFSGSQPKSRQTQQMPQQQQQQLQQPQQDAQLSVTDSPAPGLPFQTSSAKENQPPAAVAEESTDTPTKSTKKPQQSQLQPPQQHLLKPVANKQGNSPAMNERTVAWVSNMPHLSADIESLRPDREGQLKEYSKSMDESRLDRVREYEEEIHSLKERLKMSHRKLEEYEQRLVSQEQQTSKILQQYQNRLEDSERRLKQQQLEKDSQIKGIISRLLAVEDELRGGAIPDIKPRILTDQSISHGYGGLPGS